Proteins encoded in a region of the Neodiprion virginianus isolate iyNeoVirg1 chromosome 2, iyNeoVirg1.1, whole genome shotgun sequence genome:
- the LOC124298942 gene encoding far upstream element-binding protein 1 isoform X2 — protein MSDYSAVAPPQNFSQSSAFAAALQRAKQIAAKINPAGSQSNTEPKLKRPLEDCPEPEAKKVAALVADPMIGLRGGPPTGTSISEVAAQAAVAARVAVQSTSPPAVMAGMGGICNEDIRVPDKMVGLIIGRGGEQITRLQSETGCKIQMAPESGGLPERVCTLTGSREAVNRAKELVLSIVNQRSRTEGIGDMNIGSGNSALIGHPGFVEIMIPGPKVGLIIGKGGETIKQLQEKSGAKMVVIQEGPSQEQEKPLRITGDPQKVEYAKQLVYELIAEKEMQMFHRGSQRGGSDRGGTNYNNTDNGFSHGSQSGDGVEVLVPRAAVGVVIGKGGDMIKKIQAETGARVQFQQGREDGPGDRKCLLSGKHQAVEQARQRIQELIDSRRDDGRNPMAGGGRGAGGPRGNGFGSGRNSNEFGGGWDRRQGGPMQDKVETTFTVPSTKCGIIIGKGGETIKQINQQTGAHCELDRRNQSNENEKIFIIRGNPEQVEHAKRIFSEKLGLSPGGAPFTAGQGAIGYNPNWNSGSGYQSWPNQAQSSDTAGPGATPGGVHVNPQTGQPDYSAQWAEYYRSLGMHREADMIEQQAKQGKPDQAQPQPGNTPSQANPTPAGTAGAVPQQQQQQPQTAAQNGGQADYSAQWAEYYRSIGKIKEAEAIEAQMKAGKLGLQGSQLAQPQMQQALQGQSAGPPTGTPTSFPQSYGSYPGMGPGSAPAGYYAGSTGSASQPQSGQQAPPFPAGYQNYPYSQPSSDN, from the exons GTGGCGGCTTTAGTAGCAGATCCTATGATTGGGCTACGGGGGGGCCCACCTACTGGTACTTCTATCAGTGAAGTTGCGGCTCAGGCAGCTGTAGCTGCCCGAGTGGCTGTTCAGTCGACTTCACCTCCTGCCGTCATGGCTGGAATGGGAGGTATCTGTAATGAGGATATTAGAGTCCCAGACAAAATGGTTGGGCTAA TAATTGGCAGAGGTGGAGAACAAATAACTAGATTGCAAAGTGAAACTGGGTGCAAGATACAAATGGCGCCAGAGAGTGGCGGATTGCCAGAACGTGTTTGTACTCTCACAGGGTCCAGAGAAGCCGTCAA TCGTGCTAAAGAGTTAGTCCTCTCCATTGTTAATCAAAGAAGCAGAACGGAGGGCATTGGTGACATGAATATTGGTAGCGGTAACAGCGCACTTATTGGCCATCCCGGGtttgttgaaataatgatACCTGGTCCTAAAGTTGGTTTGATCATTGGCAAAGGGGGAGAAACGATTAAGCAACTACAAGAGAAGTCCGGGGCCAAGATGGTCGTTATTCAAGAAGGCCCTTCTCAAGAACAAGAAAAACCACTCAg aatAACGGGAGATCCGCAAAAAGTTGAATATGCCAAACAGCTAGTGTACGAGTTGATAGCTGAGAAAGAGATGCAAATGTTCCATAGAGGATCACAAAGAGGAGGTTCTGACAGAGGGGGaacaaattataataatactgaCAATGGGTTTAGCCATGGCTCTCAAAGTGGCGACGGTGTTGAG GTTCTTGTACCACGAGCCGCAGTGGGTGTTGTTATTGGAAAAGGTGGTgacatgataaaaaaaattcaagctgaGACAGGAGCCCGTGTACAATTCCAACAAGGTAGAGAAGATGGTCCAGGTGACCGAAAGTGTTTGCTTTCCGGTAAACATCAAGCAGTGGAACAAGCACGACAACGCATTCAAGAATTAATTGACAGT AGACGAGATGACGGGCGGAATCCCATGGCTGGTGGTGGCAGAGGAGCAGGGGGACCACGTGGTAATGGTTTCGGTAGTGGTCGTAATTCAAACGAATTCGGTGGCGGGTGGGACAGGCGCCAAGGTGGCCCAATGCAAGACAAAGTTGAAACAACATTCACTGTTCCATCGACCAAGTGTGGAATCATCATTGGCAAAG gtggAGAAACTATCAAACAAATCAATCAACAAACTGGAGCTCACTGCGAACTTGATCGGCGGAATCAGAgtaacgaaaatgaaaagatatTCATAATACGCGGAAATCCGGAACAGGTCGAACATGCGAAAAGAATATTCAGTGAGAAACTTGGATTG agtCCAGGAGGAGCCCCCTTTACAGCAGGGCAAGGGGCTATTGGATACAATCCAAACTGGAATTCTGGATCAGGATATCAATCTTGGCCAAACCAAGCTCAGTCCAGTGATACAG CTGGCCCTGGTGCAACTCCTGGCGGAGTACATGTTAACCCGCAAACAGGACAACCAGATTACAGTGCACAATGGGCGGAATATTACAGATCACTTGGTATGCACAGAGAAGCTGACATGATCGAGCAACAGGCGAAACAAGGAAAACCTGATCAGGCTCAACCACAGCCAG GAAATACTCCGAGTCAAGCCAATCCAACCCCAGCTGGAACTGCCGGAGCTGTTCcacagcagcaacagcaacaaccaCAAACTGCAGCACAGAATGGAGGTCAAGCGGATTACAGTGCCCAGTGGGCAGAGTATTATAGAAGTATCGGGAAGATTAAGGAAGCTGAAGCAATAGAGGCACAAATGAAAGCTGGCAAG CTGGGTTTGCAGGGAAGTCAATTAGCGCAACCCCAAATGCAACAAGCTTTACAGGGGCAATCCGCCGGTCCACCGACTGGAACACCGACCTCTTTTCCCCAAAGTTACGGAAGCTATCCAGGAATGGGTCCCGGGTCTGCTCCAGCCGGTTATTACGCTGGTAGCACGGGTTCCGCCAGCCAACCGCAATCAGGCCAGCAGGCTCCTCCCTTCCCAGCTGGATATCAGAATTATCCATACTCCCAGCCGAGCTCCGATAATTAA
- the LOC124298942 gene encoding far upstream element-binding protein 3 isoform X3, which produces MSDYSAVAPPQNFSQSSAFAAALQRAKQIAAKINPAGSQSNTEPKLKRPLEDCPGEANQSLHTSEPEAKKVAALVADPMIGLRGGPPTGTSISEVAAQAAVAARVAVQSTSPPAVMAGMGGICNEDIRVPDKMVGLIIGRGGEQITRLQSETGCKIQMAPESGGLPERVCTLTGSREAVKSRTEGIGDMNIGSGNSALIGHPGFVEIMIPGPKVGLIIGKGGETIKQLQEKSGAKMVVIQEGPSQEQEKPLRITGDPQKVEYAKQLVYELIAEKEMQMFHRGSQRGGSDRGGTNYNNTDNGFSHGSQSGDGVEVLVPRAAVGVVIGKGGDMIKKIQAETGARVQFQQGREDGPGDRKCLLSGKHQAVEQARQRIQELIDSRRDDGRNPMAGGGRGAGGPRGNGFGSGRNSNEFGGGWDRRQGGPMQDKVETTFTVPSTKCGIIIGKGGETIKQINQQTGAHCELDRRNQSNENEKIFIIRGNPEQVEHAKRIFSEKLGLSPGGAPFTAGQGAIGYNPNWNSGSGYQSWPNQAQSSDTAGPGATPGGVHVNPQTGQPDYSAQWAEYYRSLGMHREADMIEQQAKQGKPDQAQPQPGNTPSQANPTPAGTAGAVPQQQQQQPQTAAQNGGQADYSAQWAEYYRSIGKIKEAEAIEAQMKAGKLGLQGSQLAQPQMQQALQGQSAGPPTGTPTSFPQSYGSYPGMGPGSAPAGYYAGSTGSASQPQSGQQAPPFPAGYQNYPYSQPSSDN; this is translated from the exons GTGGCGGCTTTAGTAGCAGATCCTATGATTGGGCTACGGGGGGGCCCACCTACTGGTACTTCTATCAGTGAAGTTGCGGCTCAGGCAGCTGTAGCTGCCCGAGTGGCTGTTCAGTCGACTTCACCTCCTGCCGTCATGGCTGGAATGGGAGGTATCTGTAATGAGGATATTAGAGTCCCAGACAAAATGGTTGGGCTAA TAATTGGCAGAGGTGGAGAACAAATAACTAGATTGCAAAGTGAAACTGGGTGCAAGATACAAATGGCGCCAGAGAGTGGCGGATTGCCAGAACGTGTTTGTACTCTCACAGGGTCCAGAGAAGCCGTCAA AAGCAGAACGGAGGGCATTGGTGACATGAATATTGGTAGCGGTAACAGCGCACTTATTGGCCATCCCGGGtttgttgaaataatgatACCTGGTCCTAAAGTTGGTTTGATCATTGGCAAAGGGGGAGAAACGATTAAGCAACTACAAGAGAAGTCCGGGGCCAAGATGGTCGTTATTCAAGAAGGCCCTTCTCAAGAACAAGAAAAACCACTCAg aatAACGGGAGATCCGCAAAAAGTTGAATATGCCAAACAGCTAGTGTACGAGTTGATAGCTGAGAAAGAGATGCAAATGTTCCATAGAGGATCACAAAGAGGAGGTTCTGACAGAGGGGGaacaaattataataatactgaCAATGGGTTTAGCCATGGCTCTCAAAGTGGCGACGGTGTTGAG GTTCTTGTACCACGAGCCGCAGTGGGTGTTGTTATTGGAAAAGGTGGTgacatgataaaaaaaattcaagctgaGACAGGAGCCCGTGTACAATTCCAACAAGGTAGAGAAGATGGTCCAGGTGACCGAAAGTGTTTGCTTTCCGGTAAACATCAAGCAGTGGAACAAGCACGACAACGCATTCAAGAATTAATTGACAGT AGACGAGATGACGGGCGGAATCCCATGGCTGGTGGTGGCAGAGGAGCAGGGGGACCACGTGGTAATGGTTTCGGTAGTGGTCGTAATTCAAACGAATTCGGTGGCGGGTGGGACAGGCGCCAAGGTGGCCCAATGCAAGACAAAGTTGAAACAACATTCACTGTTCCATCGACCAAGTGTGGAATCATCATTGGCAAAG gtggAGAAACTATCAAACAAATCAATCAACAAACTGGAGCTCACTGCGAACTTGATCGGCGGAATCAGAgtaacgaaaatgaaaagatatTCATAATACGCGGAAATCCGGAACAGGTCGAACATGCGAAAAGAATATTCAGTGAGAAACTTGGATTG agtCCAGGAGGAGCCCCCTTTACAGCAGGGCAAGGGGCTATTGGATACAATCCAAACTGGAATTCTGGATCAGGATATCAATCTTGGCCAAACCAAGCTCAGTCCAGTGATACAG CTGGCCCTGGTGCAACTCCTGGCGGAGTACATGTTAACCCGCAAACAGGACAACCAGATTACAGTGCACAATGGGCGGAATATTACAGATCACTTGGTATGCACAGAGAAGCTGACATGATCGAGCAACAGGCGAAACAAGGAAAACCTGATCAGGCTCAACCACAGCCAG GAAATACTCCGAGTCAAGCCAATCCAACCCCAGCTGGAACTGCCGGAGCTGTTCcacagcagcaacagcaacaaccaCAAACTGCAGCACAGAATGGAGGTCAAGCGGATTACAGTGCCCAGTGGGCAGAGTATTATAGAAGTATCGGGAAGATTAAGGAAGCTGAAGCAATAGAGGCACAAATGAAAGCTGGCAAG CTGGGTTTGCAGGGAAGTCAATTAGCGCAACCCCAAATGCAACAAGCTTTACAGGGGCAATCCGCCGGTCCACCGACTGGAACACCGACCTCTTTTCCCCAAAGTTACGGAAGCTATCCAGGAATGGGTCCCGGGTCTGCTCCAGCCGGTTATTACGCTGGTAGCACGGGTTCCGCCAGCCAACCGCAATCAGGCCAGCAGGCTCCTCCCTTCCCAGCTGGATATCAGAATTATCCATACTCCCAGCCGAGCTCCGATAATTAA
- the LOC124298942 gene encoding far upstream element-binding protein 3 isoform X1: MSDYSAVAPPQNFSQSSAFAAALQRAKQIAAKINPAGSQSNTEPKLKRPLEDCPGEANQSLHTSEPEAKKVAALVADPMIGLRGGPPTGTSISEVAAQAAVAARVAVQSTSPPAVMAGMGGICNEDIRVPDKMVGLIIGRGGEQITRLQSETGCKIQMAPESGGLPERVCTLTGSREAVNRAKELVLSIVNQRSRTEGIGDMNIGSGNSALIGHPGFVEIMIPGPKVGLIIGKGGETIKQLQEKSGAKMVVIQEGPSQEQEKPLRITGDPQKVEYAKQLVYELIAEKEMQMFHRGSQRGGSDRGGTNYNNTDNGFSHGSQSGDGVEVLVPRAAVGVVIGKGGDMIKKIQAETGARVQFQQGREDGPGDRKCLLSGKHQAVEQARQRIQELIDSRRDDGRNPMAGGGRGAGGPRGNGFGSGRNSNEFGGGWDRRQGGPMQDKVETTFTVPSTKCGIIIGKGGETIKQINQQTGAHCELDRRNQSNENEKIFIIRGNPEQVEHAKRIFSEKLGLSPGGAPFTAGQGAIGYNPNWNSGSGYQSWPNQAQSSDTAGPGATPGGVHVNPQTGQPDYSAQWAEYYRSLGMHREADMIEQQAKQGKPDQAQPQPGNTPSQANPTPAGTAGAVPQQQQQQPQTAAQNGGQADYSAQWAEYYRSIGKIKEAEAIEAQMKAGKLGLQGSQLAQPQMQQALQGQSAGPPTGTPTSFPQSYGSYPGMGPGSAPAGYYAGSTGSASQPQSGQQAPPFPAGYQNYPYSQPSSDN; encoded by the exons GTGGCGGCTTTAGTAGCAGATCCTATGATTGGGCTACGGGGGGGCCCACCTACTGGTACTTCTATCAGTGAAGTTGCGGCTCAGGCAGCTGTAGCTGCCCGAGTGGCTGTTCAGTCGACTTCACCTCCTGCCGTCATGGCTGGAATGGGAGGTATCTGTAATGAGGATATTAGAGTCCCAGACAAAATGGTTGGGCTAA TAATTGGCAGAGGTGGAGAACAAATAACTAGATTGCAAAGTGAAACTGGGTGCAAGATACAAATGGCGCCAGAGAGTGGCGGATTGCCAGAACGTGTTTGTACTCTCACAGGGTCCAGAGAAGCCGTCAA TCGTGCTAAAGAGTTAGTCCTCTCCATTGTTAATCAAAGAAGCAGAACGGAGGGCATTGGTGACATGAATATTGGTAGCGGTAACAGCGCACTTATTGGCCATCCCGGGtttgttgaaataatgatACCTGGTCCTAAAGTTGGTTTGATCATTGGCAAAGGGGGAGAAACGATTAAGCAACTACAAGAGAAGTCCGGGGCCAAGATGGTCGTTATTCAAGAAGGCCCTTCTCAAGAACAAGAAAAACCACTCAg aatAACGGGAGATCCGCAAAAAGTTGAATATGCCAAACAGCTAGTGTACGAGTTGATAGCTGAGAAAGAGATGCAAATGTTCCATAGAGGATCACAAAGAGGAGGTTCTGACAGAGGGGGaacaaattataataatactgaCAATGGGTTTAGCCATGGCTCTCAAAGTGGCGACGGTGTTGAG GTTCTTGTACCACGAGCCGCAGTGGGTGTTGTTATTGGAAAAGGTGGTgacatgataaaaaaaattcaagctgaGACAGGAGCCCGTGTACAATTCCAACAAGGTAGAGAAGATGGTCCAGGTGACCGAAAGTGTTTGCTTTCCGGTAAACATCAAGCAGTGGAACAAGCACGACAACGCATTCAAGAATTAATTGACAGT AGACGAGATGACGGGCGGAATCCCATGGCTGGTGGTGGCAGAGGAGCAGGGGGACCACGTGGTAATGGTTTCGGTAGTGGTCGTAATTCAAACGAATTCGGTGGCGGGTGGGACAGGCGCCAAGGTGGCCCAATGCAAGACAAAGTTGAAACAACATTCACTGTTCCATCGACCAAGTGTGGAATCATCATTGGCAAAG gtggAGAAACTATCAAACAAATCAATCAACAAACTGGAGCTCACTGCGAACTTGATCGGCGGAATCAGAgtaacgaaaatgaaaagatatTCATAATACGCGGAAATCCGGAACAGGTCGAACATGCGAAAAGAATATTCAGTGAGAAACTTGGATTG agtCCAGGAGGAGCCCCCTTTACAGCAGGGCAAGGGGCTATTGGATACAATCCAAACTGGAATTCTGGATCAGGATATCAATCTTGGCCAAACCAAGCTCAGTCCAGTGATACAG CTGGCCCTGGTGCAACTCCTGGCGGAGTACATGTTAACCCGCAAACAGGACAACCAGATTACAGTGCACAATGGGCGGAATATTACAGATCACTTGGTATGCACAGAGAAGCTGACATGATCGAGCAACAGGCGAAACAAGGAAAACCTGATCAGGCTCAACCACAGCCAG GAAATACTCCGAGTCAAGCCAATCCAACCCCAGCTGGAACTGCCGGAGCTGTTCcacagcagcaacagcaacaaccaCAAACTGCAGCACAGAATGGAGGTCAAGCGGATTACAGTGCCCAGTGGGCAGAGTATTATAGAAGTATCGGGAAGATTAAGGAAGCTGAAGCAATAGAGGCACAAATGAAAGCTGGCAAG CTGGGTTTGCAGGGAAGTCAATTAGCGCAACCCCAAATGCAACAAGCTTTACAGGGGCAATCCGCCGGTCCACCGACTGGAACACCGACCTCTTTTCCCCAAAGTTACGGAAGCTATCCAGGAATGGGTCCCGGGTCTGCTCCAGCCGGTTATTACGCTGGTAGCACGGGTTCCGCCAGCCAACCGCAATCAGGCCAGCAGGCTCCTCCCTTCCCAGCTGGATATCAGAATTATCCATACTCCCAGCCGAGCTCCGATAATTAA